A stretch of Amycolatopsis tolypomycina DNA encodes these proteins:
- the nusG gene encoding transcription termination/antitermination protein NusG, with product MTSDNGTAAGHDLTELSDEQVHAALGDEESAHLEPVDVSDSEDDASDDSAADVSDAADASADEGGEVDDDVAVAEEAAADDEDPVAKLRAELLAAPGEWYVVHSYAGYENKVKTNLETRTQTLDVEDYIFQIEVPTEEVTEIKNGQRKQVQRKVLPGYILVRMDLNDASWSAVRNTPGVTGFVGATSRPSPLTVDEVLKFLAPQVEKEAPAKASKGEAAVAAPLGGPAVEVDFEVGESVTVMDGPFATLPATISEVNVDGQKLKVLVSIFGRETPVELSFNQVSKI from the coding sequence GTGACCTCCGACAACGGCACAGCAGCCGGTCACGACCTGACCGAGCTTTCCGACGAGCAGGTGCACGCGGCACTCGGTGACGAGGAGTCCGCGCACCTCGAGCCCGTCGACGTGTCGGACTCCGAGGACGACGCTTCCGATGACTCCGCCGCCGACGTCTCGGACGCCGCCGACGCCTCGGCCGACGAGGGCGGCGAGGTCGACGACGACGTGGCCGTGGCCGAAGAGGCCGCCGCGGACGACGAGGACCCGGTCGCCAAGCTGCGCGCCGAGCTCCTCGCCGCGCCCGGCGAGTGGTACGTCGTGCACTCCTACGCCGGGTACGAGAACAAGGTGAAGACCAACCTCGAGACCCGGACGCAGACCCTGGACGTCGAGGACTACATCTTCCAGATCGAGGTCCCGACCGAAGAGGTCACCGAGATCAAGAACGGCCAGCGCAAGCAGGTGCAGCGCAAGGTGCTGCCCGGCTACATCCTGGTCCGGATGGACCTGAACGACGCCTCGTGGAGCGCGGTGCGCAACACGCCGGGTGTCACCGGGTTCGTCGGCGCCACCTCGCGGCCGTCGCCGCTGACCGTGGACGAGGTGCTGAAGTTCCTCGCCCCGCAGGTCGAGAAGGAAGCCCCGGCGAAGGCCAGCAAGGGCGAAGCCGCCGTCGCGGCGCCGCTCGGCGGCCCGGCCGTCGAGGTCGACTTCGAGGTCGGCGAGTCGGTCACGGTCATGGACGGCCCGTTCGCGACGCTGCCGGCGACGATCTCCGAGGTCAACGTCGACGGGCAGAAGCTGAAGGTCCTGGTGTCGATCTTCGGCCGGGAGACCCCGGTCGAGCTGTCGTTCAACCAGGTCTCCAAGATCTGA
- the rplK gene encoding 50S ribosomal protein L11, which produces MPPKKKKLAAIIKLQIKAGAANPAPPVGPALGQHGVNIMEFCKAYNAATESQRGDVVPVEISVYEDRSFDFKLKTPPAAKLLLKAAGVEKGSGEPHKTKVAKVTWDQVREIAKTKETDLNAHDIDQAAKIIAGTARSMGITVVDA; this is translated from the coding sequence ATGCCACCCAAGAAGAAGAAGCTTGCGGCGATCATCAAGCTGCAGATCAAGGCGGGTGCGGCCAACCCCGCGCCGCCGGTCGGCCCCGCGCTGGGTCAGCACGGCGTCAACATCATGGAGTTCTGCAAGGCCTACAACGCCGCGACCGAGTCGCAGCGCGGGGACGTCGTCCCGGTCGAGATCTCCGTGTACGAGGACCGGTCGTTCGACTTCAAGCTGAAGACGCCGCCGGCCGCGAAGCTGCTGCTGAAGGCCGCGGGCGTGGAGAAGGGCTCCGGCGAGCCGCACAAGACCAAGGTCGCCAAGGTCACCTGGGACCAGGTCCGCGAGATCGCCAAGACCAAGGAGACCGACCTCAACGCGCACGACATCGACCAGGCCGCGAAGATCATCGCCGGCACTGCTCGGTCGATGGGCATCACGGTCGTCGACGCCTGA
- the rplA gene encoding 50S ribosomal protein L1: protein MPKHSKAYRQAAEQIDKTRLYAPLEAAKLAKETSKTKMDATVEVAMRLGVDPRKADQMVRGTVNLPHGTGKTARVIVFAVGDKAAEAEAAGADAVGTDELIERIQGGWLDFDAAIATPDQMAKVGRIARILGPRGLMPNPKTGTVTPAVAKAVQDIKGGKINFRVDKQANLHLVIGKASFDTEKLVENYAAALDEILRAKPSSAKGRYLKKVTFTTTMGPGIPVDPLRTRNLLSEEAAV, encoded by the coding sequence ATGCCCAAGCACAGCAAGGCTTACCGCCAGGCTGCGGAGCAGATCGACAAGACGCGTCTGTACGCGCCGCTCGAGGCTGCGAAGCTGGCGAAGGAGACCTCCAAGACCAAGATGGACGCGACCGTCGAGGTCGCGATGCGTCTCGGTGTGGACCCCCGCAAGGCCGACCAGATGGTCCGCGGCACCGTGAACCTGCCGCACGGCACCGGTAAGACCGCCCGCGTCATCGTCTTCGCCGTCGGCGACAAGGCCGCCGAGGCCGAAGCCGCCGGCGCGGACGCGGTCGGCACCGACGAACTGATCGAGCGCATCCAGGGTGGCTGGCTCGACTTCGACGCCGCGATCGCGACGCCGGACCAGATGGCCAAGGTGGGCCGCATCGCCCGCATCCTCGGCCCGCGTGGCCTGATGCCGAACCCGAAGACCGGCACGGTGACCCCCGCGGTCGCGAAGGCCGTGCAGGACATCAAGGGCGGTAAGATCAACTTCCGCGTCGACAAGCAGGCCAACCTGCACCTGGTGATCGGCAAGGCTTCCTTCGACACCGAGAAGCTGGTCGAGAACTACGCGGCGGCGCTGGACGAGATCCTCCGCGCCAAGCCGTCGTCGGCGAAGGGCCGTTACCTGAAGAAGGTCACCTTCACCACGACGATGGGCCCGGGCATCCCGGTCGACCCGCTGCGGACCCGCAACCTGCTTTCCGAGGAAGCGGCCGTCTGA
- a CDS encoding alpha/beta fold hydrolase, whose protein sequence is MPTFASFDGLRLNYTVWEGDGAHRPVLLQHGFAADTNANWISTGVVAALRSAGFTVISLDARGHGRSEKPHDESRYADDAMARDVSALLDELALDEVSMVGYSMGAIIALTVTAADKRIRCLATGGVGSGIVDFGGVDLRVLKPVDIASALLAEDPALVPRSGVPFRLLADAVGGDRQALAAVALASREGHLDLSSIGVPTLVLAGEQDQLAAEPERLAAAIAGARLVRIPGDHMTAVMSPAFAEALVSFLSAPHPR, encoded by the coding sequence ATGCCGACTTTCGCGTCGTTCGACGGGCTCCGGTTGAACTACACGGTGTGGGAGGGCGACGGCGCCCACCGCCCGGTGCTGCTGCAACACGGCTTCGCCGCGGACACGAACGCGAACTGGATCTCCACCGGCGTCGTCGCGGCGCTGCGGTCGGCGGGCTTCACGGTGATCTCCCTGGACGCCCGCGGCCACGGCCGGTCCGAGAAGCCGCACGACGAGTCCCGCTACGCCGACGACGCGATGGCCCGCGACGTCTCGGCCCTGCTGGACGAGCTGGCCCTCGACGAGGTCTCGATGGTCGGCTACTCGATGGGCGCGATCATCGCCCTGACGGTGACGGCGGCGGACAAGCGCATCCGCTGCCTGGCCACGGGCGGCGTGGGCTCGGGCATCGTCGACTTCGGCGGCGTGGACCTGCGGGTACTGAAGCCGGTCGACATCGCCTCGGCGCTGCTGGCGGAGGACCCCGCGTTGGTACCGCGCTCGGGAGTACCGTTCCGCCTCCTGGCCGACGCGGTGGGCGGCGACCGCCAAGCACTGGCGGCGGTGGCGCTGGCTTCGCGCGAGGGCCACCTGGACCTGTCGTCGATCGGAGTCCCGACGCTGGTGCTGGCAGGCGAGCAGGACCAGCTGGCAGCCGAGCCGGAGAGACTGGCGGCGGCGATCGCGGGCGCCCGGCTGGTCCGCATCCCGGGCGACCACATGACGGCGGTGATGTCACCGGCGTTCGCGGAGGCTCTGGTGTCGTTCCTGTCCGCGCCGCACCCGCGCTAG
- the rplJ gene encoding 50S ribosomal protein L10, translated as MAKPDKVAAVAEIAESFRTSSATVVTQYTGLSVSQLSQLRRALGTSAKYRVAKNTLVKRAAEDAGIQGLEDLFVGATAIAFVEGEAVDAAKALRDFAKDNNALVIKGGYMDGKALSVDEINRIADLDSREVLLAKAAGAFKAKLSQAAALFQAPASQVARLAAALEEKQRNAAGTEAAEAPAES; from the coding sequence ATGGCGAAGCCCGACAAGGTGGCGGCCGTCGCCGAGATCGCGGAGAGCTTCCGCACCAGCTCGGCCACCGTCGTTACCCAGTACACCGGCCTCTCCGTGTCCCAGCTGTCCCAGCTGCGCCGCGCTCTCGGCACCAGTGCCAAGTACCGGGTCGCGAAGAACACCCTGGTCAAGCGGGCGGCCGAGGACGCCGGCATCCAGGGTCTCGAGGACCTGTTCGTCGGCGCGACCGCCATCGCCTTCGTCGAGGGTGAAGCTGTCGACGCCGCCAAGGCGCTTCGCGACTTCGCGAAGGACAACAACGCGCTTGTGATCAAGGGCGGCTACATGGACGGCAAAGCGCTGTCCGTGGACGAGATCAACCGGATCGCCGATCTCGACAGCCGTGAGGTCCTGCTCGCCAAGGCGGCGGGCGCGTTCAAGGCGAAGCTTTCCCAGGCCGCCGCGCTGTTCCAGGCGCCGGCGTCCCAGGTCGCCCGCCTGGCTGCCGCGCTGGAGGAGAAGCAGCGCAACGCCGCCGGTACCGAAGCAGCCGAAGCACCCGCCGAGAGCTGA
- the rplL gene encoding 50S ribosomal protein L7/L12, with protein MAKLSTAELIDAFKELTLLELSEFVKEFEEVFDVTAAAPAAVVAGPAAAAAAPVEEQDEFDVVLEGAGDKKIQVIKVVREVVSGLGLKEAKELVEAAPKALLEKVDKEAAEAAKEKLEAAGAKITIK; from the coding sequence ATGGCGAAGCTGAGCACCGCCGAGCTGATCGACGCCTTCAAGGAGCTGACCCTCCTCGAGCTGTCCGAGTTCGTCAAGGAGTTCGAAGAGGTCTTCGACGTCACCGCCGCTGCCCCGGCCGCCGTCGTCGCCGGCCCCGCCGCCGCCGCTGCCGCCCCGGTCGAGGAGCAGGACGAGTTCGACGTCGTCCTCGAGGGCGCCGGCGACAAGAAGATCCAGGTCATCAAGGTCGTCCGCGAGGTCGTCTCGGGCCTGGGCCTGAAGGAGGCCAAGGAGCTGGTCGAGGCCGCTCCCAAGGCCCTCCTGGAGAAGGTCGACAAGGAGGCCGCCGAGGCCGCCAAGGAGAAGCTCGAGGCCGCGGGCGCCAAGATCACCATCAAGTGA